The following proteins come from a genomic window of Micromonospora echinofusca:
- a CDS encoding ABC transporter permease — protein MTITSGKKKEKIDRLAELAAREDERGVSLWKEAFRRLRRNPAAIVGAVILSLFLLVAILGPFFVPHPPDAQLWKSEIRLGDFPGFRGENWFGVDHIGRDEFSRMIVGARQTLLVGVVSTLIGLAVGSLIGGIAGAAAGLGGRWGRAVDNVLMRFVDMLLAMPSLLLAISIAALLGAGLTTVMIAVGVVSVPVFARLLRGSMISQANSDYVLAAVSLGVKKPKIALTHVVPNSLAPVIVQATLTLATAIIEAAALSFLGLGNNDASIPEWGVMLADAQQYLDSAPRLAILPALAIIVTALGFTLLGEAMREALDPKLRK, from the coding sequence ATGACGATCACCAGCGGCAAGAAGAAGGAAAAGATCGACCGGCTCGCCGAGCTGGCGGCCCGGGAGGACGAGCGCGGCGTCAGCCTCTGGAAGGAGGCGTTCCGCCGGCTGCGGCGCAACCCGGCGGCGATCGTCGGCGCGGTGATCCTCAGCCTGTTCCTGCTGGTCGCGATCCTCGGGCCGTTCTTCGTCCCGCACCCCCCGGACGCCCAGCTCTGGAAGAGCGAGATCCGTCTCGGCGACTTCCCCGGCTTCCGTGGGGAGAACTGGTTCGGCGTCGACCACATCGGTCGCGACGAGTTCAGCCGCATGATCGTCGGCGCCCGGCAGACCCTGCTGGTCGGCGTGGTCTCCACCCTGATCGGCCTCGCGGTCGGCTCGCTGATCGGCGGGATCGCCGGTGCCGCCGCCGGCCTCGGCGGCCGGTGGGGCCGGGCGGTCGACAACGTGCTGATGCGTTTCGTCGACATGCTGCTGGCCATGCCGAGCCTGCTGCTGGCGATCAGCATCGCGGCCCTGCTCGGCGCCGGGCTGACCACGGTCATGATCGCGGTCGGCGTGGTGTCGGTGCCGGTCTTCGCCCGGCTGCTGCGCGGCTCGATGATCTCCCAGGCGAACAGCGACTACGTCCTGGCCGCCGTCTCGCTGGGCGTCAAGAAGCCGAAGATCGCGCTGACCCACGTGGTGCCGAACTCGCTCGCCCCGGTCATCGTGCAGGCCACCCTCACCCTGGCCACCGCGATCATCGAGGCCGCGGCGCTCTCCTTCCTCGGCCTCGGCAACAACGACGCCTCCATCCCCGAGTGGGGTGTGATGCTCGCCGACGCGCAGCAGTACCTCGACTCCGCGCCCCGGCTGGCGATCCTGCCCGCCCTCGCCATCATCGTCACCGCGCTGGGCTTCACCCTGCTCGGCGAGGCGATGCGCGAGGCACTCGACCCGAAGCTGCGGAAGTAG
- a CDS encoding ABC transporter ATP-binding protein translates to MALLDVEDLSVTFARRGQRTVHAVDGVSFSVDAGEVVGLVGESGCGKSVTSLAIMGLLPKQPGLRVGGKAVFDGTDLLQLDDRSRRDIRGRDVAMIFQDPLSSLNPVIPIGLQVTEVLTRHRGMKGAAAEKEAAALLDRVGIPDPRRRLKEYPHQLSGGMRQRALIAMAVACKPRLLIADEPTTALDVTIQAQILELLKELVRDSGTALVMITHDLGVVAGMCDTINVLYGGRVVETARRRPLFREPRHPYTVGLLGSVPRLDAGRGERLNPIPGSVRDLLPWPDGCAFAPRCTRRVDECVGEPPALVLAHDGRSYRCVNPAPVPGTLPPTAGTGTAPAEPAATPAPTTDAPAAATAPATDAPATVATAPADASATEATAGPVPAPREEEKP, encoded by the coding sequence ATGGCTCTGCTTGATGTCGAAGATCTCTCCGTCACCTTCGCCCGGCGCGGTCAGCGCACCGTGCACGCCGTCGACGGGGTCTCCTTCTCCGTCGACGCCGGCGAGGTGGTCGGCCTGGTCGGCGAGTCCGGCTGCGGCAAGAGCGTCACCTCGCTGGCGATCATGGGTCTGCTGCCCAAGCAGCCGGGCCTGCGCGTCGGCGGCAAGGCGGTCTTCGACGGCACGGACCTGCTCCAGCTCGACGACCGGTCCCGGCGGGACATCCGTGGCCGGGACGTCGCGATGATCTTCCAGGACCCGCTCTCGTCCCTGAACCCGGTGATCCCGATCGGGTTGCAGGTCACCGAGGTGCTCACGCGGCACCGGGGGATGAAGGGCGCGGCGGCGGAGAAGGAGGCGGCGGCCCTGCTGGACCGGGTCGGCATCCCCGACCCGAGGCGGCGGCTCAAGGAGTACCCGCACCAGCTCTCCGGCGGCATGCGGCAGCGTGCCCTGATCGCGATGGCCGTGGCCTGCAAGCCCCGGCTGCTGATCGCCGACGAGCCCACCACCGCGCTGGACGTCACCATCCAGGCGCAGATCCTGGAGCTGCTCAAGGAGCTGGTCCGGGACTCCGGCACCGCCCTGGTGATGATCACCCACGACCTGGGCGTGGTCGCCGGGATGTGCGACACCATCAACGTGCTCTACGGCGGCCGGGTGGTGGAGACGGCCCGCCGTCGCCCGCTGTTCCGCGAGCCCCGGCACCCGTACACCGTGGGGCTGCTCGGCTCGGTGCCGCGCCTGGACGCGGGGCGCGGCGAGCGGCTGAACCCGATCCCGGGCTCGGTCCGCGACCTGCTGCCCTGGCCGGACGGCTGCGCCTTCGCGCCGCGTTGCACCCGGCGGGTCGACGAGTGCGTGGGGGAGCCGCCCGCGCTGGTGCTCGCCCACGACGGGCGCAGCTACCGTTGCGTCAACCCGGCGCCGGTGCCCGGCACCCTGCCCCCGACGGCCGGCACCGGCACCGCCCCGGCAGAGCCGGCCGCCACCCCGGCACCGACGACCGACGCCCCGGCCGCCGCCACCGCACCGGCGACCGACGCCCCGGCCACGGTCGCCACCGCACCGGCGGACGCATCCGCGACGGAGGCGACCGCGGGCCCGGTGCCCGCACCGCGCGAGGAGGAGAAGCCGTGA
- a CDS encoding HNH endonuclease family protein, whose translation MRTRSGPRAAVTAALAAALALGAAGCVAADEPDVAPSSGGSGGNAAQKLTQLTVATAGSMKGYSRSRFPHWRDTGKNCDVRDSVLKRDGEDIKLSGCNVVGGHWESVYDGRAFTDPSDVDIDHTVPLANAWRSGADEWDDAKRGEFANDLDRPQLIAVSASSNRAKGDQDPSQWKPANRSFWCQYADNWVTVKHHWRLTVTSAEKAALTDMLEGCTWASKP comes from the coding sequence GTGCGTACCAGATCAGGACCGCGAGCCGCAGTGACGGCCGCGCTCGCCGCGGCGCTGGCGCTCGGCGCGGCCGGTTGCGTCGCCGCCGACGAGCCGGACGTCGCGCCGAGCAGCGGCGGCAGCGGCGGAAACGCCGCACAGAAGCTGACCCAGCTCACCGTGGCCACCGCCGGGTCGATGAAGGGCTACAGCCGCAGCCGCTTCCCGCACTGGCGGGACACCGGCAAGAACTGCGACGTACGCGACAGCGTGCTGAAACGCGACGGGGAGGACATCAAGCTCTCCGGCTGCAACGTGGTGGGCGGGCACTGGGAGAGCGTCTACGACGGTCGCGCGTTCACCGACCCGTCCGACGTGGACATCGACCACACCGTGCCGCTGGCGAACGCGTGGCGCTCGGGCGCCGACGAGTGGGACGACGCGAAGCGTGGCGAGTTCGCCAACGATCTGGACCGGCCGCAGCTCATCGCGGTTTCCGCGTCCTCCAACCGGGCAAAGGGTGACCAGGATCCGTCCCAGTGGAAGCCGGCGAACCGGTCGTTCTGGTGCCAGTACGCCGACAACTGGGTGACGGTGAAGCACCACTGGCGGCTGACGGTGACCAGTGCCGAGAAGGCCGCCCTGACCGACATGCTGGAGGGCTGCACATGGGCGAGCAAGCCGTGA
- a CDS encoding ABC transporter ATP-binding protein, translating to MTESEFLVEVRDLKVHFPIRRGVIFDRTVGHVKAVDGVDLSIPRGKTYGLVGESGCGKSTLGRALLQLTPPTGGEVRFDGVELTTLPSGKLRSMRRRMQMIFQDPMSSLDPRQNVESILTEGLQAHGIGGDRDERRKIIGETLDKVGLPRWALSRYPHEFSGGQRQRIGIARALVLGPDLIVADEPVSALDVSIQAQVVNLLDDLQDTLGLTYLVIAHDLAVVRHISDTVGVMYLGALVEEAPSDRLYTEPLHPYTRALMSAVPVPDPDVEDRRERILLAGDLPSPANPPAGCRFHTRCPWAQPTRCADERPVLRDIGGSRVACHFAERIASGELRPHKVSVQLTRPVGEGEEPHTVSAPSEPGSYV from the coding sequence GTGACCGAGAGCGAATTCCTCGTCGAGGTCCGCGACCTGAAGGTGCACTTCCCGATCCGACGGGGCGTGATCTTCGACCGTACGGTCGGCCACGTGAAGGCCGTCGACGGCGTCGACCTGAGCATCCCGCGCGGCAAGACGTACGGGCTGGTCGGCGAGTCGGGCTGCGGCAAGTCGACGCTGGGCCGGGCGCTGCTCCAGCTCACCCCGCCCACCGGCGGCGAGGTCAGGTTCGACGGCGTCGAGCTGACGACGCTGCCGTCGGGCAAGCTGCGGTCGATGCGTCGCCGGATGCAGATGATCTTCCAGGACCCGATGTCGAGCCTGGACCCCCGGCAGAACGTGGAGTCGATCCTCACCGAGGGGTTGCAGGCCCACGGCATCGGCGGCGACCGGGACGAGCGCCGGAAGATCATCGGCGAGACGCTGGACAAGGTCGGCCTGCCCCGCTGGGCGCTCTCCCGCTACCCGCACGAGTTCTCCGGCGGCCAGCGGCAGCGCATCGGCATCGCCCGGGCGCTGGTGCTCGGGCCCGACCTGATCGTCGCCGACGAACCGGTCTCCGCGCTCGACGTGTCGATCCAGGCCCAGGTCGTGAACCTGCTCGACGATCTCCAGGACACCCTCGGCCTGACCTATCTGGTGATCGCGCACGACCTCGCGGTGGTGCGGCACATCTCCGACACGGTCGGCGTGATGTACCTGGGCGCGCTGGTCGAGGAGGCGCCGAGCGACCGGCTCTACACGGAGCCGCTGCACCCGTACACGCGGGCGCTGATGTCGGCGGTGCCGGTGCCGGACCCGGACGTGGAGGACCGCCGGGAGCGCATCCTGCTCGCCGGCGACCTGCCCTCGCCGGCCAACCCGCCGGCGGGCTGCCGGTTCCACACCCGCTGCCCGTGGGCGCAGCCGACCCGCTGCGCCGACGAGCGGCCCGTGCTGCGGGACATCGGCGGCAGCCGGGTCGCCTGCCACTTCGCCGAGCGGATCGCCAGCGGGGAGCTGCGCCCGCACAAGGTCAGCGTGCAGCTCACCCGACCGGTCGGCGAGGGCGAGGAACCGCACACCGTCTCCGCCCCCAGCGAGCCGGGCTCGTACGTCTGA
- a CDS encoding ABC transporter permease, which yields MFRFIVRRLLQLIPTLFGLSLLLFIWLRRLPGGPETAILGERGTPEMRAQIRRNMGLDEPILVQYGRFVRRLIRLDLGTSTSTKRTVVTEFVERFPGTVELSVTAMLIAVGVGIPLGYLAARRRGRMLDHLSVGGSLIGICIPVFFLAYVLKAIFAENLGWFPASGRQDPTLGATRVTNFFVLDGLMTREWDAAADALWHLVLPGVALASIPLAIIVRITRASVLEVLNEDFVRTAEAKGLTESTVRRRHVLRNSMLPVVTSIGLLTGGLLSGAVLTETVFAFSGIGAFIYEAISQRDYPVLMGFILIIAVVYVLVNLLVDLSYSLIDPRVRVR from the coding sequence GTGTTCCGGTTCATCGTCAGACGCCTGCTTCAGCTGATACCCACGCTGTTCGGGCTCTCCCTCCTGCTGTTCATCTGGCTCCGCCGACTGCCCGGCGGTCCCGAGACCGCCATCCTCGGTGAGCGTGGGACGCCCGAGATGCGCGCCCAGATCCGGCGCAACATGGGCCTCGACGAGCCGATCCTGGTGCAGTACGGCCGGTTCGTGCGGCGGCTGATCCGCCTGGATCTGGGCACCTCGACCTCCACCAAGCGGACCGTCGTCACCGAGTTCGTCGAGCGGTTCCCCGGCACGGTCGAGCTCTCCGTCACGGCGATGCTGATCGCGGTCGGCGTCGGCATCCCGCTGGGCTACCTGGCGGCCCGCCGCCGTGGCCGGATGCTGGACCACCTCTCCGTGGGCGGCTCCCTGATCGGCATCTGCATCCCGGTCTTCTTCCTCGCGTACGTGCTCAAGGCGATCTTCGCCGAGAACCTCGGCTGGTTCCCGGCGAGCGGCCGGCAGGACCCGACGCTCGGGGCGACGCGGGTCACCAACTTCTTCGTCCTCGACGGTCTGATGACCCGGGAGTGGGACGCCGCCGCCGACGCGCTCTGGCACCTGGTGCTGCCGGGCGTCGCGCTGGCCAGCATCCCCCTGGCGATCATCGTCCGGATCACCCGGGCCAGCGTGCTGGAGGTCCTCAACGAGGACTTCGTACGCACCGCCGAGGCGAAGGGACTCACCGAGAGCACGGTCCGGCGCCGGCACGTGCTGCGCAACTCCATGCTGCCGGTGGTCACCTCGATCGGCCTGCTCACCGGCGGCCTGCTCTCCGGCGCGGTGCTGACCGAGACCGTCTTCGCCTTCAGCGGCATCGGAGCCTTCATCTACGAGGCGATCAGCCAGCGTGACTATCCGGTCCTGATGGGCTTCATCCTGATCATCGCGGTGGTGTACGTGCTGGTGAACCTCCTGGTCGACCTCTCCTACAGCCTGATCGACCCGAGGGTGAGGGTCCGATGA